TGGAATCTTCCTTCACTAGATGAGTCGTATCTTAATTCTAGCATTTGGATACCTCTTTTCAAAGAAGAATAAAAAAATTAAAAGAATAAAAAACAAAAGAAAAAGGCTATCTTAGAACCAAGAAAAAATGTGTTTCTCAATTTACTATTATACGAGGAGTGAAGGTATGATTCTAGTTACAGGCGGGGCAGGATACATAGGTTCCCATTTAGTAAAAAAATTAAAAGAAGAAAATAAAGATTTGATTGTATTCGATAATTTTGAAAAGGGCCATAGATGGGCTGTTAAGGATGTTGAGGTTGTAGAAGGAGATCTCAGGAATGAAAAAGATGTTGAAAATTTATTTGAAAATTATAAAATAGATGAGATTTTTCATTTTGCTGCCTTTTCCTTAGTAGGAGAATCAATGAAAGAACCTGACAAATACTTTAAAAATAATGTTTGTGGTACTTTGAATTTATTAAAAGCTATGAAAAAACATGGAACTCGTTATATAGTATTTTCTTCTACCGCAGCAGTATATGGAGAGCCTGAAAATATACCAATAACAGAAGATCAAAAGAAAGAACCTACCAATGTATATGGCCAATCAAAATTAATGATTGAAGATGCACTGAAGTGGTATTCTAATTTAGATATAATAAGATATGTTGCACTAAGATATTTCAACGCTGCTGGAGCATATCCTGATGGAAGTATTGGAGAGGATCACGATCCTGAAACACATCTTATTCCTATCGTTCTAGAAACTGCTTTAGGAAATAGAGAAAAAATGTATGTGTATGGAAACGATTATCCAACAAAAGATGGAACTCCTGTGAGAGATTATATACACGTTATGGATTTAATAGATGCCCATATACAAGCGATGGAATGGATGAAAAAAAATAATCAATCTGATGTTTTTAATTTAGGAAATGGACAGGGTTTTTCCGTTTTAGAAGTCATAAAAACAGCAGAAAAAGTAACAAAGAGAAAAATTAATTATGAAATAACTTCCAGACGCTCTGGTGATCCAGCTGTTTTGATTGCTTCTTCAAATAAATCAAAGAAGATATTAAATTGGGAACCACAGTATCCTCAACTAGAAAAGATAATATCAGATGCCT
This genomic stretch from Petrotoga sp. 9PW.55.5.1 harbors:
- the galE gene encoding UDP-glucose 4-epimerase GalE → MILVTGGAGYIGSHLVKKLKEENKDLIVFDNFEKGHRWAVKDVEVVEGDLRNEKDVENLFENYKIDEIFHFAAFSLVGESMKEPDKYFKNNVCGTLNLLKAMKKHGTRYIVFSSTAAVYGEPENIPITEDQKKEPTNVYGQSKLMIEDALKWYSNLDIIRYVALRYFNAAGAYPDGSIGEDHDPETHLIPIVLETALGNREKMYVYGNDYPTKDGTPVRDYIHVMDLIDAHIQAMEWMKKNNQSDVFNLGNGQGFSVLEVIKTAEKVTKRKINYEITSRRSGDPAVLIASSNKSKKILNWEPQYPQLEKIISDAWNWHKNR